GGATAAAACAGGGGCTGAATATCCTTTAAGGCCTGATCCAGTTCCCTGCACTCTTCGTCGGTAAAAAACAGGCGAAATCTGGGATCAGCGGATATTGCTTTCAGCCAGGAACGCTGAAGCTTAGTCAGAGGCAGAGGCGCCGGCGCTTTTACACGGGAGCGAAAAAGCGGCCTGCCG
The Anaerotignum faecicola DNA segment above includes these coding regions:
- a CDS encoding WYL domain-containing protein, whose product is MSECDLNRIADTYGYEESALSIVPKLVSGEWNLLERSGEGNPGRPLFRSRVKAPAPLPLTKLQRSWLKAISADPRFRLFFTDEECRELDQALKDIQPLFYP